A portion of the Oxynema aestuarii AP17 genome contains these proteins:
- a CDS encoding CHAT domain-containing protein produces the protein MAKGLPRFKFGLWAALAVALGSLLGRGGAIAAPDLAQANPMPNLLRSVPTWRQRQGEDPLDRGRRLYRAGYFADAAEAWERAAAEAGDRGDQASQALSWSYRSLAYQRLSQWDRARDASDRALSLLANSPDREPIFLAQATNTQANLLLATGQPRAALETWERAERLYRQAGDDIGAIGSQIDQAYALQHLGFYRQARDRLEKLNRQLGTLDRGGLKVQALHALGIGLQLVGDLDASREVLERCLAIARQQRDLDEIGAIYLSLGNTAVNLEDFDSAAFYFAKAETTAQSDLERLDARLNQLDVAVRSRQWHQATALVEPLYHELRQIAPSRAWIYSVLNFTDAGIKLDDRQKNVSLPQINELLAQAVAAARSLRDPRAEAHALVRWGRLYERNQQLDIALRLTRDALQIAQGIVATDIVSQGAWQLGRILRSQGDRKGAIAAYREAIQALESLRIDLVAIDREVQFSFRDSIEPVYRELVSLLLDGDPSPPRLLEARQLIEALQLAELDNFLREACLDMQPVKIEEIDPEAAVIYPIVLQDRLATIVSSSRHPLRYYEIPIPQTFVNQTVEELLQALSPAYDNLERLRLSKILYNWLVLPARSDGTLEGVKTLVFVLDGALRNVPMAALYDGDNYLVEDYNIAFSQGLQLLPGQPLHKGRLQAIAAGLSEARQGFNSLPAVKSELDRLSEEFPTAVLLDEGFTTASLQRKVNQNSAEVIHLATHGQFSSKLEDTFLLTWDGRLGIDELDRLLAEQSVRGETAIELLVLSACETAVGDDRAALGLAGLALKSGARATLATLWAVRDRSTAIFMSEFYTQLGKPGVSKAQAVRQAQLKLLADPATDDPFFWAPFVLVGNWL, from the coding sequence ATGGCGAAGGGACTCCCGAGATTTAAGTTTGGCCTGTGGGCGGCCCTCGCGGTGGCGCTGGGGAGTTTGCTGGGGAGAGGCGGCGCGATCGCCGCGCCGGATCTCGCCCAGGCGAACCCCATGCCTAACTTGCTGCGTTCCGTACCTACATGGCGGCAGCGCCAAGGGGAAGATCCCCTCGATCGCGGTCGCCGACTCTATCGCGCCGGATATTTTGCCGATGCTGCCGAAGCCTGGGAACGCGCTGCCGCCGAAGCGGGCGATCGCGGCGATCAGGCCAGCCAAGCTCTGAGCTGGAGTTACCGCTCCCTCGCCTACCAACGGCTCAGCCAATGGGACCGCGCCCGAGACGCCAGCGATCGCGCCCTGAGTTTACTCGCCAACTCCCCCGACCGCGAACCGATTTTCCTCGCCCAAGCCACTAACACCCAAGCCAACTTACTGCTAGCCACGGGACAACCCCGCGCCGCCCTCGAAACCTGGGAACGGGCCGAACGACTGTACCGACAAGCGGGGGACGACATCGGCGCGATCGGCAGCCAGATCGACCAAGCCTATGCCTTGCAACATTTGGGCTTTTACCGTCAGGCGCGCGATCGCCTGGAAAAACTCAACCGACAACTCGGCACCCTCGACCGAGGCGGGCTCAAAGTGCAAGCCTTGCACGCCTTGGGAATTGGCTTGCAACTGGTGGGGGATTTAGACGCCAGTCGCGAGGTGCTCGAACGCTGTTTGGCGATCGCCCGCCAACAGCGCGACCTGGACGAAATCGGCGCCATTTATCTGAGTTTGGGCAATACCGCCGTTAATTTAGAAGATTTCGACAGCGCCGCCTTCTACTTTGCCAAAGCGGAAACCACGGCCCAATCCGATCTCGAACGCCTCGACGCCCGCCTCAACCAGCTCGACGTTGCCGTGCGATCGCGCCAGTGGCACCAAGCCACCGCTCTCGTCGAGCCCCTGTACCACGAATTACGCCAAATTGCGCCGTCTCGCGCTTGGATTTACAGCGTCCTCAACTTTACCGACGCCGGAATCAAACTCGACGACCGCCAGAAAAATGTCAGCCTCCCCCAAATTAACGAATTACTCGCCCAGGCGGTCGCGGCGGCGCGATCGCTGCGCGACCCGCGCGCCGAAGCTCACGCCTTAGTCCGTTGGGGGCGCCTGTACGAACGCAACCAACAACTCGATATCGCCTTGCGCCTCACCCGAGACGCCCTCCAAATCGCTCAAGGAATCGTCGCTACGGATATCGTCTCTCAAGGCGCTTGGCAACTCGGGCGGATTTTGAGGAGTCAAGGCGATCGCAAAGGGGCGATCGCCGCTTATCGAGAAGCCATCCAAGCTCTCGAATCCCTGCGCATCGACCTGGTGGCGATCGATCGCGAAGTTCAGTTTTCCTTCCGCGACAGTATCGAACCCGTCTATCGAGAATTGGTGAGTTTGTTACTCGACGGCGACCCGAGTCCCCCCCGCTTACTCGAAGCGCGCCAGTTAATCGAAGCCCTCCAATTAGCGGAACTCGATAACTTTTTACGCGAAGCCTGTCTCGACATGCAGCCCGTCAAAATTGAGGAGATCGACCCGGAAGCGGCAGTAATTTATCCGATCGTCCTCCAAGACCGTCTGGCGACGATTGTCTCTTCCTCGCGCCATCCCCTGCGCTATTACGAAATTCCCATCCCCCAAACCTTTGTCAATCAAACCGTCGAGGAATTATTACAAGCCCTCAGTCCCGCTTACGACAATTTAGAGCGCTTGCGCCTGTCGAAAATTCTCTACAACTGGTTAGTTTTACCCGCCCGCAGCGACGGCACTTTAGAGGGGGTGAAAACATTAGTTTTCGTCCTCGATGGAGCTTTGAGAAACGTACCGATGGCGGCGTTGTACGACGGCGATAACTATCTGGTGGAAGATTACAATATCGCTTTTTCTCAAGGGTTGCAGTTGCTGCCGGGGCAACCTTTGCACAAGGGACGTTTGCAGGCGATCGCGGCGGGCTTGAGCGAAGCGCGTCAGGGGTTTAATTCCTTACCTGCGGTCAAGTCGGAACTCGATCGCCTCAGCGAAGAATTTCCCACGGCGGTACTGCTCGACGAAGGGTTTACAACGGCGAGTTTGCAGCGTAAAGTCAATCAAAATTCCGCCGAAGTTATTCACTTGGCCACTCACGGTCAGTTCAGTTCCAAACTCGAAGATACCTTTTTATTGACCTGGGACGGACGACTGGGAATCGACGAATTAGACCGCTTGCTCGCCGAGCAATCGGTCCGAGGAGAAACGGCGATCGAGTTGTTAGTTTTGAGTGCGTGCGAAACGGCGGTCGGCGACGATCGCGCCGCCTTGGGATTGGCGGGTCTGGCGCTCAAATCCGGCGCCAGAGCGACCTTGGCGACCCTGTGGGCCGTGCGCGATCGCTCGACGGCTATTTTCATGAGCGAGTTTTACACTCAGCTCGGAAAACCGGGGGTTTCTAAAGCCCAAGCGGTCCGTCAAGCCCAGCTCAAATTATTGGCGGATCCGGCGACTGACGATCCGTTCTTTTGGGCGCCATTCGTGTTAGTCGGTAACTGGTTGTAG
- a CDS encoding DUF928 domain-containing protein: MLSQRLLAAIATIAMTTGVGAIAVSPAKAVTFTPPSDNQAPRESTGGASRGQTVFTPPADGAAPQRTSGGASRGEATFTPPTDAQAPQRSSGGASRHGESGLALTSDSPTAIANGIAGLIPQSNYGLTLSERPTILVYLPQTGVNQAFFSIKDEEKNLHYQTTIPISPNGGIVAIALPEDAPPLQSDRPYQWFFALKLDEKLRPSSPLIDGWIKRVEPDSLDLADLEPGDRIENVSALASAGVWYDSAAILWRMRRQDPQNAQLSQHWHELLGSVGLGELADATRP; this comes from the coding sequence ATGCTAAGCCAACGTTTATTAGCGGCGATCGCCACGATCGCCATGACCACTGGGGTGGGCGCGATCGCCGTCAGTCCGGCGAAAGCGGTCACCTTCACCCCCCCGAGTGACAACCAAGCCCCTCGGGAAAGTACCGGAGGCGCCTCCCGGGGTCAAACCGTGTTCACCCCCCCGGCGGATGGAGCCGCACCCCAGCGCACCAGTGGCGGGGCGTCCCGAGGAGAGGCGACCTTTACGCCGCCGACAGACGCCCAAGCGCCCCAGCGCAGTAGTGGCGGGGCCTCCCGTCACGGGGAAAGCGGACTGGCTCTCACCAGCGACTCGCCAACGGCGATCGCCAACGGAATCGCGGGGTTGATTCCCCAAAGCAACTACGGACTGACCCTCTCCGAACGCCCGACAATTTTGGTTTACCTGCCCCAAACCGGAGTTAACCAAGCCTTTTTTAGCATTAAAGACGAAGAGAAAAACCTACACTATCAAACCACCATCCCGATTTCGCCCAATGGCGGCATCGTGGCGATCGCCCTGCCGGAAGATGCGCCGCCGTTGCAAAGCGATCGCCCCTACCAATGGTTTTTCGCCCTCAAATTAGACGAGAAACTGCGCCCCAGTTCGCCGTTAATCGACGGTTGGATTAAACGGGTCGAACCCGACAGCCTCGACTTGGCCGACCTCGAACCGGGAGACCGGATCGAGAACGTCTCCGCCTTAGCCTCCGCCGGAGTCTGGTACGACAGCGCCGCGATCTTGTGGCGAATGAGACGCCAAGACCCCCAAAACGCCCAACTGAGCCAACATTGGCACGAACTCCTCGGTTCGGTGGGATTGGGCGAACTCGCCGACGCGACCCGGCCTTAA
- a CDS encoding CHASE2 domain-containing protein: MPEATTHPMTQWRSMLSISGIVTVAIATGSFFGWFKFLEWAVRDEFFRLRPRESREERIVLVTIDENDITAVGAWPIPDRILAELIEKIDAQQPRAIGLDIYRNFPEEPGYDRRVEVFRETPNLIGVEKIIGDRVAPPPILKASDRVALADLILDSDRTVRRGLLSATDFQDGNTIKLGLGVRLALSYLESEGIHLEAIDPERQLFHLGKAVFKPLRPRQAGYSNSDDLGGYQILMNWRGKEIMFPQISMSEVLRGEIPPELMRDRIVAIGSTATSTNDFFETPYSRSWIDDDPPMAGVAIHANLASQILNAALHGRPLLQAWSSTEEWLWIFLWASIGTGGSWFLQRAGERSSTLPGGLTLWGIGAGGLVLMGGSYLAFIAGWVIPVVSPFLAMGVSAIATTNHYKQWQLAQTNRQLETANSQLRDYSQTLERRVEERTQELERAKVAADAANQAKSEFLANMSHELRTPLNGILGYAQILQQSSSLSNKDRKGIEIIYQCGSHLLTLINDVLDLSKIEARKLELYNSDFHFPSFLTGVAEICRIKAEQKGIGFDFAIASNLPPGVRSDEKRLRQVLINLLGNAIKFTDRGRVTFKVSSLGDSQGRKMVRFEIEDTGIGMSPDQLEKIFQPFEQVGDNHRKAEGTGLGLAIGQQIVTLMGAQLQVKSQLGTGTIFWFDLDLEIARDWVERRSTPHFGKIIGIKHKKPTIEIVDDRPENRGVLVMVLEAIGCQAIEANCGRDGLDLARKHSPDLIITDLTMPTVDGFELIRELRADSNLKKIPIVVASASVFERDRAKSFEMGADEFLPKPVEMDRLFEILQNYLELEWIYETVDAASPAPEEDSGTPSVVPDSAQLEQLYDLAMMGNLQGIEEAIDRLVSNDRALEPFAREILQLTESFQVKKVKELLRSFLPKNRSA, translated from the coding sequence ATGCCGGAGGCTACCACCCACCCAATGACTCAATGGCGCAGTATGTTATCGATCTCGGGGATCGTGACGGTGGCGATCGCGACAGGGAGCTTTTTCGGCTGGTTCAAATTCCTCGAATGGGCCGTGCGCGACGAATTTTTTCGCCTGCGTCCGCGAGAATCCCGCGAAGAGCGGATCGTCCTGGTGACCATCGACGAAAATGATATTACGGCAGTCGGCGCGTGGCCGATTCCCGACCGGATTTTAGCCGAACTGATCGAAAAGATCGACGCCCAACAACCGCGCGCCATCGGTTTAGATATTTATCGCAATTTTCCCGAAGAACCCGGTTACGATCGCCGGGTCGAAGTCTTCCGGGAAACGCCTAATTTAATCGGCGTTGAAAAAATTATCGGCGATCGCGTGGCGCCGCCCCCCATTCTCAAGGCGAGCGATCGCGTGGCCCTAGCCGATCTGATCCTCGACAGCGATCGCACGGTTCGCCGGGGTCTGCTTTCCGCGACCGACTTTCAAGATGGCAACACGATCAAACTCGGGCTGGGCGTTCGTCTGGCCCTGAGTTATCTCGAAAGCGAGGGCATCCACTTGGAGGCGATCGACCCCGAACGGCAACTCTTCCACTTAGGAAAAGCCGTCTTCAAGCCCTTGCGCCCCCGACAAGCGGGCTACAGCAACAGCGACGACCTCGGCGGCTATCAAATTTTGATGAACTGGCGGGGCAAAGAAATCATGTTCCCCCAAATCTCGATGAGCGAGGTGTTGCGCGGCGAGATTCCCCCGGAGTTGATGCGCGATCGCATCGTGGCGATCGGTTCGACCGCCACCAGCACCAACGACTTTTTCGAGACCCCCTACAGCCGTTCCTGGATCGACGACGATCCGCCGATGGCGGGGGTCGCCATTCACGCCAATTTAGCCAGTCAAATTCTCAATGCCGCCCTACACGGGCGCCCGCTTCTACAAGCCTGGTCCTCCACCGAGGAATGGCTGTGGATTTTTCTGTGGGCCAGTATCGGAACCGGGGGCAGTTGGTTTCTGCAACGGGCTGGCGAGCGATCGTCTACCCTTCCCGGCGGTCTGACCCTGTGGGGCATCGGCGCCGGGGGACTGGTTCTGATGGGCGGTAGTTATCTCGCCTTTATCGCAGGTTGGGTGATTCCCGTCGTCTCTCCGTTTCTGGCGATGGGGGTCAGCGCGATCGCCACGACCAATCACTACAAACAATGGCAACTCGCCCAAACCAACCGCCAACTGGAAACCGCCAACAGCCAACTGCGCGATTATTCCCAAACCCTGGAACGGCGCGTCGAGGAACGCACCCAAGAATTAGAACGAGCCAAAGTCGCCGCCGACGCCGCCAATCAAGCCAAAAGCGAATTTTTGGCCAATATGAGCCACGAACTACGAACCCCCCTCAACGGCATTCTCGGTTACGCTCAAATTCTCCAACAATCCTCCTCTTTATCGAACAAAGATCGCAAAGGTATCGAGATTATCTATCAATGCGGCTCTCATTTACTGACCTTAATTAACGACGTTCTCGATTTGTCAAAAATCGAAGCGCGCAAGTTGGAATTGTATAACAGCGATTTTCATTTTCCCTCTTTCTTGACGGGAGTCGCCGAAATTTGTCGCATTAAAGCGGAACAAAAAGGGATTGGCTTCGACTTCGCGATCGCCAGCAATTTGCCCCCGGGGGTTCGCAGCGACGAAAAACGCTTGCGCCAAGTGTTGATTAATTTGCTCGGCAATGCGATTAAGTTTACCGATCGCGGTCGGGTGACGTTTAAGGTGAGTTCCCTCGGCGATTCTCAAGGGAGAAAAATGGTTCGTTTTGAGATTGAAGATACGGGAATTGGCATGAGTCCCGACCAATTAGAAAAGATTTTTCAGCCGTTCGAGCAAGTGGGAGACAACCACCGCAAAGCCGAAGGAACCGGGTTGGGATTGGCGATCGGTCAGCAAATTGTCACCCTGATGGGCGCTCAATTACAGGTTAAAAGTCAGTTGGGAACGGGAACGATCTTTTGGTTCGATCTCGACCTAGAAATTGCCCGGGATTGGGTGGAACGGCGATCGACTCCGCACTTCGGTAAAATTATCGGCATTAAACATAAAAAACCGACGATCGAGATCGTGGACGATCGCCCGGAAAATCGCGGAGTGTTAGTGATGGTTCTCGAAGCGATCGGCTGTCAGGCGATCGAAGCCAATTGCGGACGCGACGGACTCGATCTGGCCCGCAAACATTCGCCGGATTTAATTATTACCGATTTAACGATGCCGACGGTCGATGGGTTTGAATTGATTCGCGAACTGCGCGCCGATTCAAACTTAAAGAAAATTCCGATCGTCGTCGCCAGCGCCAGTGTTTTTGAACGCGATCGCGCCAAGAGTTTTGAAATGGGCGCCGATGAGTTTTTGCCCAAGCCCGTCGAAATGGATCGCCTCTTCGAGATTTTGCAAAACTATTTAGAATTGGAGTGGATTTATGAAACAGTAGACGCCGCCAGTCCCGCTCCCGAGGAGGACTCCGGCACCCCTTCGGTCGTACCGGATAGCGCACAGCTCGAACAGCTTTACGATTTAGCCATGATGGGCAATTTACAAGGCATTGAAGAGGCGATCGATCGATTGGTTAGCAACGATCGCGCCCTCGAACCCTTTGCCCGCGAAATTTTGCAATTAACCGAGAGCTTTCAGGTCAAAAAAGTCAAAGAACTCCTGCGATCGTTCCTCCCAAAAAACCGATCGGCTTAG
- a CDS encoding sensor histidine kinase, translated as MARVKVHLKLRWFSQTLEEQVKQRTLELQNALEELKTSQLQLVHSEKMSTLGQLVAGVAHEINNPINFIDGNLRYIQDYGKALIEHLQLYRETFPNPGDGIATHAESIDLPYILEDFPKTIQSMKLGSERIRSISRSLTTFSRNDLSNRVLFDIHSGIDSTLVILRHRLKGNPDRPEIKIIKNYGNIPEVRCYPSQLNQVFMNILSNAIDALEESDRDRSYEDIEANPNEIRIYSTCKEGYISVSFKDNGVGMPQEVQTCVFDYLFTTKPVGKGTGLGLSISRTIVEEKHRGRLCCYSSPGCGTEFTVEIPISEPE; from the coding sequence ATCGCCCGGGTTAAGGTTCATTTAAAGTTACGCTGGTTCAGTCAAACCTTAGAAGAACAAGTCAAACAACGCACGTTAGAGCTTCAAAATGCTTTAGAAGAACTCAAGACATCGCAACTGCAATTAGTTCACAGCGAAAAGATGTCTACTTTGGGTCAACTCGTCGCCGGAGTGGCTCACGAAATTAATAATCCCATTAATTTTATTGACGGCAATCTGCGTTACATTCAAGATTACGGGAAAGCCTTAATCGAACATTTGCAATTGTATCGAGAAACTTTTCCCAATCCGGGAGACGGGATCGCTACCCATGCCGAAAGCATTGATTTACCCTATATTTTAGAAGATTTTCCCAAAACAATTCAGTCGATGAAACTCGGAAGCGAACGCATCCGCAGTATCAGCCGTTCCCTTACGACTTTTTCGCGCAATGACTTATCGAATCGCGTTTTATTTGACATTCATTCCGGGATTGACAGTACCTTAGTGATTCTCAGACATCGACTGAAAGGCAATCCCGATCGCCCGGAAATTAAAATTATTAAAAATTACGGCAATATCCCGGAAGTTCGCTGTTATCCGAGCCAACTCAATCAAGTTTTTATGAATATTTTATCTAACGCGATCGATGCGTTAGAAGAAAGCGATCGCGATCGCAGTTACGAAGACATCGAAGCCAATCCCAACGAAATTCGCATTTACAGCACTTGCAAAGAGGGTTATATTTCCGTGTCCTTTAAAGATAACGGCGTCGGAATGCCGCAAGAGGTGCAAACTTGTGTCTTTGACTATTTATTTACAACCAAACCCGTCGGCAAAGGGACGGGTTTGGGACTGTCAATTAGTCGGACAATTGTTGAGGAAAAACATCGAGGACGCTTGTGTTGTTATAGCTCTCCCGGTTGCGGGACGGAGTTTACCGTAGAAATTCCGATTTCCGAACCGGAATAA
- a CDS encoding bifunctional aminoglycoside phosphotransferase/ATP-binding protein has product MTEHQLPKTIEALLDPNIYPHPVKEPIQLIQTHASFVLLTGDYVYKIKKSVNFGFLDYSTLEKRRHFCQEEVRMNRRSAPEIYLGVVALTQTADTPVETLRDRLEFDGTGDPVEYAVKMRQFPQECLFSSLFQAGKLSEDRMRELGRVVAEFHGKTETDDRILQFGEIAQIRQAIDENYRQTEKYIGGPQTRQQFEETKAYSDRFFVERKDLFKTRIAREKIRECHGDLHLRNIALYDDRIILFDCIEFNESFRFVDVMYDIAFAVMDLESRGSHVLATVFLNEYLERTGDWEGVQVLPLYLSRQAYVRGKVTSFLLDDPTVDETEKDRARDTAAHYYELAWQYTRRDRGRLILMSGLSGSGKSTVARQLAKPTGAIHIRSDAVRKHLAGIALHDRGTDAIYTPEMSRKTYGRLLELGELLASQGFTVILDAKYDTRNHREAAIAVAEKREIPLTIAHCTAPMEVLRDRLHQRRGDIADATADLLASQQQAAESFTEREQAYVRTIDTTAAIAPQLEAFFAP; this is encoded by the coding sequence ATGACCGAACATCAATTACCAAAAACCATCGAAGCTTTACTCGATCCAAACATTTATCCCCACCCGGTTAAAGAACCGATCCAACTAATTCAAACCCATGCTTCATTCGTTTTGCTAACTGGGGATTACGTTTATAAAATCAAAAAAAGCGTCAATTTTGGCTTTCTGGACTATTCGACCTTAGAGAAACGGCGGCATTTTTGCCAAGAAGAAGTCCGCATGAATCGACGCAGTGCGCCGGAAATTTACCTAGGGGTTGTCGCGCTGACCCAAACGGCGGATACTCCGGTGGAGACCCTACGCGATCGCCTCGAATTCGACGGGACGGGCGACCCGGTAGAATATGCGGTTAAAATGCGACAATTTCCGCAAGAGTGCTTGTTTAGTTCCTTGTTTCAAGCGGGAAAATTGAGCGAAGATCGCATGAGAGAACTGGGGCGCGTCGTTGCCGAATTTCACGGAAAAACGGAAACTGACGATCGCATTCTCCAATTCGGAGAAATCGCACAAATTCGTCAGGCGATCGATGAAAATTACCGCCAAACCGAAAAATACATCGGCGGACCGCAAACGCGGCAGCAATTTGAAGAAACGAAAGCTTACAGCGATCGCTTTTTTGTCGAACGCAAAGACTTATTTAAGACCCGGATCGCACGAGAAAAAATTCGCGAATGTCACGGCGACCTGCACTTAAGAAATATCGCCCTTTACGACGATCGCATCATTCTATTTGACTGCATCGAATTTAACGAATCTTTTCGGTTTGTCGATGTCATGTACGATATCGCCTTTGCGGTGATGGATTTGGAATCGCGGGGGAGTCACGTCCTGGCGACGGTGTTTTTAAACGAGTATTTGGAACGAACCGGGGACTGGGAAGGGGTGCAAGTGCTACCCTTATACCTGAGTCGGCAGGCATACGTGAGAGGAAAAGTTACCTCTTTTCTGCTCGACGATCCGACCGTGGACGAGACGGAGAAAGACCGGGCGCGGGACACGGCGGCCCATTATTACGAGTTGGCTTGGCAGTACACGCGGCGCGATCGCGGGCGCCTGATTTTGATGTCCGGGTTGTCGGGATCGGGGAAAAGCACGGTAGCGCGGCAGTTGGCGAAACCGACGGGGGCAATTCACATTCGTTCCGATGCGGTTCGCAAGCATTTAGCGGGAATCGCCTTGCACGATCGCGGGACTGACGCCATCTACACCCCCGAAATGAGTCGCAAAACCTACGGGCGCCTGTTGGAATTGGGCGAACTGCTGGCATCGCAAGGGTTTACCGTCATTTTAGATGCGAAATACGACACTCGGAACCATCGCGAAGCGGCGATCGCCGTCGCCGAAAAACGCGAGATTCCATTGACGATCGCCCACTGCACGGCGCCGATGGAGGTCTTGCGCGATCGCCTGCACCAGCGTCGAGGAGATATCGCCGACGCGACCGCCGATTTACTCGCCAGTCAGCAACAAGCGGCAGAATCGTTTACCGAACGCGAGCAAGCTTACGTGAGAACCATCGATACGACGGCGGCGATCGCCCCTCAATTAGAGGCATTTTTCGCCCCTTAA